tgtaGACTACTAAAGACTGGAAAATCTTTACCCTTTACAGTAGAAATTTGCacttgcttttttcgaccactgttaagctgtgcttgaagctgttgtgctatgAGGCGCCTAttacgcaagctggtgaccctcagaaacttgtcatctgattgggttgtgactttgagtCTTCCAGATCTTTTCCTATCAGACTTTCTTCCAGTTTTCAGTTACCTTTGAATTATGTATGAAACCGtattcactgacactttgatttttttttgtaatttctctaaatgaaaagcTTACAATTCTAATAATGCTCTATctgatttaatttgttaattgtcattttcttaCCATTATCAGTGAACTATTATGCAAATCGTATTTCAGAGAATGTAGTATCACAgtttgttccaactctgctttaagacagaaagGGCTTTTAAGTAATCCACAGAAGTTGGTAAACctttgcaaattgtttgcttcaacttgcaagacttaatttactttaattgctgcagaacatctgtaggttgtaatctGTTAGCTGTTTCCTGAAGAATGCCCATTTGTaacattctgatatttccttttttcagttcttgctaacctaaactttaaatttaaacctctggaagtttactgcttaccttttcaccactttgcatttcaactgattaaatctgaagcAAAActagtactgtatatgctttggTATTTTTCCACTTATGTAAAAGTCTtctaaactttaaacatttaaaatattgcagATCACATTTTGTGAACAACCTGCAtacactgtaaatgtaaaatgcaaataaatacaggcaatgaaattaatgaaatatatGTAAACAAGTTCTCTAGGTCtatgttactttattttaaaatgtttattaaactttaaaatagctttttaaacacattgtaaCAAGAAGATAGGAAATAACACATTGACTTCCCAATTCACTATGCTTCAAACAATCAAATTTTTATGATATGCACTTCCTAGTATGCCATTTCTATTGCCTATTCTAAATGTGATTCTTTGCTTTTGTAATTGTGTAATGGGaatgtgcaaaaataaatgggaatgttattaataatataaGAAATTGAGATAAATGAtccagcagtattttaaaagctACTGCATATACATACTCTAATGCTTTTCTGGAAAGAGGTTGATCAAAGATGAGGCAGGATTGCATATCTTAAGAGACACTATGAGTCTGACAGACTTCTGAAACCAGGGATAGAACAAAACATAAATGACTGGATTTAGACCAGAGTTAAAAAACACTAAACATATGGATATGTGAAACATCACATAAGTTGTGGAACTGTTTTTTTATGAGTCAATAATTATGAACAAATAATATGGCATTCAGCAGAGAAGAAAAACTGCTACCACAATTCCCAGTGTTTTGGTAGATTTTCTTTCATAACATTTTTAGATATAtcactttgatgtttgcctgtatTTCTGGTTTGTGTCACTGAATTTATTATTCTCACATGTCTCTTGGCAACTATAACAACTTTTGTATAAAGAGTTGCCAGCACAGAACAAGGCAAAATAAATGAGACCAGTAGATCTATAAAACCCCAGGTTACATTATACCCTAGTTCACACACTCCTAAACATAACTGTGTAGTTTCAAAGTTAAAATAGACtcccttaaaataaataatcatccaTGTATATAACGTAGATAATATCCAACATGTAGCAATAAACATTTGTGCTACATGAATGGTAatttttattcaatatattaAAGTATCACATATAGCAATATAATGATCAATGGCAATAAATACCACATTACTAACAGAAACTGACATCAGTAGATTAAATagagaataaataaaacataataaaataaataataaaagataaataataaaagaatagaTTTTGTGAGATGATTCATTAAGTTGGTTATTTCTCTGCAAGAAAGAAATTGGATGGTTTTATAGATGGGTAATCCTTGAGTAGTGTTTGTGCTCTTGCTGAATTATAGATGTAGAAATTCTGTAGTACTGGACCCGTGTCCCAGTCACTTTTATTGTGCCATACTGGCAGCTCAAAAGAATCAGGAAATTGCAACTACTTTCACCAGGTGATAGCACCTGGAAGCCCAGTGACATAAACACGTTTAAACAAAGTTATATCATATGGAATTATGCTAACGGGTGACTGTCAGAATTAAGTGTCCTGCTATTAGGTTTTACTTTAGAAAAGTGGTCCTTGGTACCAATCAGTTATTCCATATGTTGTGTGCTTTTATGCATAGTTATCTCTCAGTCATTTGCTTGCTTAAGGATTGGGGATTGGGGATGGGGAAGAACACAATATATTTGTTTGTAAACTCCTTTGTCCAGTCAAAgcagtctgttttattttttccacattcttttgacatttttgattttaatttggttAGCTCTATAAACAAACAGTGTTCTTGGCTGAAAAACTGTACATGCCCAATAATAAATGTTCACACATTTTTGATGGCACGGTGaatgaaaacttttaaaaaatgatctaaaaataCTACAGTGGaaataaaacttttaacatgaaaaacacattttcagaaatattcatATTAGTGTGGACTGATGTGATTTAAATAATGCAAATGTGTATAACACTCTATGAAGGATGGTGCCCAACTCACACTCATTCTGAACCAATTTGGCGCCTAActtgcacatttttgggatgtggttagctctgctgcctcacctTTCCAGATTCCTGAGTTGTAATCTTCACTTGTACATGCACCCTCTCTGTAGAATTTGTATGTTCTGTCAGTAAGATTTCTACTGTTTCCTCCCATTCAAAAGACATGTTGGCTAATCtgactggtgactttaaactgaCTTCTTGTAAATATGTGAGACTGAAGTTTAAAATTTAGGAATTTGGAAAAATGAGACAGCAGAGATAACCATATCCAAGAGGTGTGCAAACTGCTCTTGTATGATTAAatgaactataataataataattcattacatttatatagcgcttttctcagtactcaaagcactatccacacagggaggaaccggaaagcgaaccctcaatcttccacagtctccttactgcaaagcagcagcactaccactgcgccacctgtgagtaaTATTTGTCTTTatattgtaactttatattatattctatttatattgaatggtattttgtgagtttttaTTGCCTGGGCCCTACCACTCAAGCATCCTTTAACTCAGTATtacatgcacatttttaaaaattaaaatatagtttCAGTGTTGGgaacaacattttaaatttttaaagtaacaagtaacttaatgtaatacttattttattgaaggaaaaatgcctttattacataaaacaaacatgcattactttgttactttggaaCCTTATTCTTGCCATccccaaaaattatattatttattatgttattttgctGAATTATTACCTTTTTTCAGAGACATTGCCTGCTGGGGTCGATAGTATTGTGCACGTTTGTGCTACATTTGTCTAGTGACAGCTAGTGAGGAGGAAGACAAGCAAATATGTAGCTTACAATCAAGTAAAAAGAACTGAACAGTTCCACAACTGAAAAGTTATAGGTATGCATTTAATCCTGCATGAGCTGAGGGTTAAAATGAATACAACATATTTACGCTCAGAGAACACTGGGTGTAAGTTCATTTTCAACCTTACTGGACAGTACACCAGTCTTTTTAAGGGTTCAGTCTCACAGCtaatcagaaaagagtgtgctttgTACAATCCAGTGGCAAAGACCTttttaataaagtgtcagtttagttgtattattttttaattttatttcaggagAGTAACATAGTATACAATCATAAAGATACAACTTGCAGTACTTACAGAACAAACTACTTCAAAATTAATCTAGAAACAGATTTTTGTCCAAAGTTATGTTAATTTGCTACATTCCCAAAACTATacagcagattttttgcagtcaTTTTAACTTCTACCCTCACAAGTCCTCCTGACCCTGCAGCAGATGCACCTTCATATCATGGTGTTTCCACCAACATTCTTCATGGTAGGGATGATATGTTTTTGGTAATATACAGTGTTTGACTTATACTAAACATGACATTTAGCTTGATaagcaaaaagctcaattttgttctaaaaccatagaaccttcttctagcTGACTTCACAGTCACCCTTGAGCCTTCTGGCAATCTCTAGGCATATTGCCATGTGCGTTTCTTTAACAGTCCCATAAAGGTCAGACTGGTGAAGCACAcaggcaacagttgttgtatgcacagtctTTCCAATCTTACCCAGTGTAGTTTATAACTCTAAAGTAATCATGGGTCTCTTGGGAACACTCAGATTTGGTGAATGCTCTGCTCTTGTCTGATTTACAGCTTTCCCAAACTCCTTTCAtgtcttaatgattgatttaactattCTCCAGGAGACATTCAGTGACTTGATTTTCTTGTATTCATTAATTGACTTgtgctttttcattcattttttcatggAGTTGTTCGGTGTATTGTTTTGTCCTCATTGTATATGTTAAGCCACACTGCTGATTCACCAAACGCTGGCCAATCTAGCTAATCAGTTGGATGCCCACTGAGAATTTAGGTGTGTCACATTAAAAGATTTGGATACTTATGTGaccaattttgtttattttatatttgtaatgaatttagaTCACTTCACATAGATacattttcactttcacattaaagagtctttttttcgGTAGATCAATGTCAaacaagccaaattaaatccactgtggttcagtgttacataaaatatgaaaaattccaaGGTGTTGAATACTTTCTATAAGCACTATATCTCTAAGCTGCAGGTCAGAGGTTAGTCATCACTCCTCATCACCCATTTTTTAAGCTTATTTTAGGAAcgtattaacatttttttctacaaaGTTCACCTTcaacatattttataatattacctgctttgtttatgtcttaatttttaaacaaagtgCAGAAGGAAACTTCtacttttaaaatttcagtttactaaatacagtacacatataaaaGTGAACAATTTACTGatgctttaaacattttattttgcaatttttgtaaTAGTATTTTTCAGTGATACAATATTATTTgacttttaacatattaaaaatgtaaacatttaggATAAGATACCATAATATTCTAAAACTCTGAACCAGCCAAGAAGATGGCATCAGTTCATCGCAGGACATATTTAGGATAGTTTTgcttaaagaatttaaaaaaatattaaattcaccatttatttatatgttaatatttaactctctgtgcagtttttaaaatcattttctatCATTTACCCTCTCAGGTTTATTATTTTACCATCAGAAAGGCATTAAGAGCAATAGGCAGATTTACTGGCTATCATTAAACAAACTGGTTAAAGAGGACTCAGGAGACAAGATCTTTAGTGTTATAATGAGTCTGACTGATTTTTGAAACCAGGGATAAACCAAAGCATAAATGATTGGATTAATAGAGGAATTGATGTAAGCtagtgaaataaaaatgttttttgctaaAGGTGGAGCAGTAACATGTAAGTATGAATCAATTATACCACAGAGGTAGTAAGGTACCCAACAAAGCAAAAAGATTCCTATTACAATCCCTAatttttttgcagcttttctttcagACGTTTTTGAAATCTTATTCTTGCCACCTTTGCAATTTTGTACAGCAGAACTGATTAATTGTGCATGCTTCTTTGccacagtaaatattttaaaatacagaattatcATTACAGAGAAAGGCAATATAAATGTGATTATTAGATCAACCATGATAAAGGTCTCACTGAGAATAACAAAACAGTCATGTTGACAACCATCCTGTCCCTCACTGCTGTCAATTCTGTTCATACTAATGATTATTACATTGTAAACTAATGAGAAAGCCCAGCCAAGTGCAATAAAGATACTAACAAAATATACAGTTATTATGGACGTGTACCGCAATGGATCACAAAGAGCAATATAGCGATCGACAGCTATAAAGACCAGATTGCTAATAGAAACAGAAGTTAGAAAAAATGCTACTAATTTGTACACTAAGCAAAGAATTTCACCAAAATACCAACAGTTTTCAATAATTTTAATCATAGCAAATGGAATTCCAAAAATACCTAATAAAAGATCAGCAACAGCCAAGGATAGAATGAGTATGTTGGTTGGTGTGTGAAGCTGTCTGAAATGTGAAATTGAGATTATGACCAGAAGGTTTCCACACACAGTCAAGATCACtagaaaagctgaaaaaaaatacaggagaaCATACACAGCAGCAGGCTGACTTCGTTTAGGGAAGGATGAATTGCCAGATGAGTTACTATAAACAGGATTAGCTTGCATCATCAGTAGTATAATTCTTCTCCTAAGGTCCTTTCAATTGTACTCCATTGAATTCAGTATCTTTCACGTTTCCCATAAACACAGTTCTGTCTAATGTTGTTGTTCTGAGAATGTCAGTAATGAATTTATAGAATTAGGTGTTATGGTAGCCACTCCCTCCTCTTTAACAGCAAGGCAATAGTGATTTACAAATTAGGCTTCTGGAAAATGTTGTAAATTATCAGCATGAAAGCATTTTCCTGAAGCAGGCAACAAAAATTTGTCAGCATTGGgggaagtttaatttttttcattttgtatatattgtatgacATGTATGTCAAAAATTGTGTGAATACACATATTTCACAAGCTTTGCAACCTGTGTAGTTTCCGTATTATGAGCCAATGGGGCACAACTCCTgtagatgttgtgcaaaataaacaGCAAGCTTCCCTCAATAATTTCATTGTTTGTAACAACCCTGAACTTTATTTTCTTGTGCAATTTTGTTCTAATTTTCCATCATAATACACACACAATAttcacacacaccagggacaatttggTAATGTCAATTCTCTtaatttccatatactgtattttcatctcatctgtAAGCTTTAATCTatgtgcaaaaataaatgtaaagataaaTGTATGTGTGCTTTCCAATTCCAATTCACACACTGCAGACTTGCAGCCATGTTTTACATAAGATGATCTCTTTCTGTTGTTCCTAATTATTGCTTTGCTTGGCTATTTTCTATATTACTTTGGCCCTAGAAGCCATAATATTACTTATGTGGCTGAACTGAAACCAACAGTTGTCAGTTTAAGCTATATTTTAGCTATACAAATTGAGTTAGACACTTTAGTCCTGTGTGTTCATGTTCCCAAAACAATGTTATTTAACATTCCATTTCTTCTTAGTTAGCaaacttttttccaatttcaaatactatataacatcagttacccactgacttaaaagtggtgtgttagaattcttccagttaaacAAGATAAGTTTTTGTGCTAGTTCTGATTTAAAGGCAaattcagtttgtttgtccttctccactttaagcctatctgAGAGTACACCACACAcatctgttaatggattaggtgTGATTATGACAtgaaagctgtctgaaaggcatttaaagattttgatccaaaatgaagttaatttcatacatgcccaaaacatgtggcccagtaagGCTGGAGCTGGATTGCAACAtttgtaggttggatcttgccctgaaaacattttgggcaatttaAAATAAGATAGATgtactcaataaaagattttatattgaataattctatgctttgtgcatatggaggtaggatgaattctgtgcatggctgccttccacaatcttgcctgaagaaggggcctgagttgcctcgaaagcttgcatattgtaatctttttagttagccaataaaaggtgtcattttgcttggcttttctctacactccTTTTCTAGAATGTTaagtaagagatctttttcccactgcAGTCTCGGATCATTGaaaagaagggactttaaaatgtttttatatattatagaaatgatgTCTGAGTCTTTgtgactgatcaatatttttttctggaatagaaataggtgggaggtgaggaaaattaggcagattccatttagcaaagtttctaatttgaaagtagtggaaaaattgtgttgttggggagttaaatttgaagtgtgattgtttgtaggatgcataGACATTATCTACATGCAGTTCCCTAAATGATTTAACCCTGTGATTTTGCCAAACATTTAAAACTGTGAACGTTTAAGAGGGAGGAAAAAGATGGTTATCGTGTAGAGGTGCAAGAGATAAAAGCTCCTGTATCCTGAAATGCTTccaacattggttccatattatgagtgaatgaaggacaattgggttgttagtatattgacgataactttTGTTTACaggggtacaaagcaagaaatataaagaagtactgcaaaattttatttctattgaggaCCAAGCTTGTGTGCATTCATCAGTTTCTGTcaatgtccaagtttttatagcttgtatatttgtatttgtatatttatagccagtcagtcagtcattctccaacccgagGGGgcctgatggagccaatcccagtcagcacagcaCACAGGGCAgtaaccaatcccggacagggcgccaacccaccgcagtatttatagccagtaataaaactgaaagttaggtagtgtcaTGCCACCGACTGTTTTAGGGCATTGTAGGGTTgacctttggatgcatggatgctttgaattccaaataaataaggttatgatTGCTAAGTTGTCAGAGGATAAAATGAAGAGACTCAGTGCCAAAAAGTTAAATTTTTAACCCAACAATAGGATATAATTAGTCCTCCgaactttttgttttcttaacactCTCCCCTATCCCTCTTCACTATCTCCACCTAGTGGCCAAATTACAGAACATAACAATGATtgaatccaatttttttttaaaatgatttgttaaagTATAGGGGATTCTTTTGAAATAGAATAAGAATCTTGGGAAGGATATTTGtcatgacagtgttgattctaaCTGCTAAAGTGGGATGGAGGGTAGACTATCTGTGCACGTCTTGTTAAAGTTTTTTCATGCAGACAGCagcattttgttgaaaaagagctttatatttatttgtgacaTTTACCCCTAGTTATTttaactgatctgctaagataaaagggaaggtatccagtctaatattgtgtgctagagagttaaCTGGAAAAAGCACAAGTTTATTCAAACTTATTTTGAGTCCATGTCTTTTGAAATTCAGCTAATGCTGTTAGGAGTTCTGGCATAGAATATATATTCAGTACCATataatctgcatatagtgatattttctgttcaagtccttctctgataatctcctttatctcaGATGTATTTCAAAACTGAATAGCCAATAGCTCATTGGCAattgcaaagagcagtggtgaTATGGGGAtacttgtctagtaccacattctagtttgaagtagtctgaaataatattgttaatatgaaCTGAAGCTTCTGAACTGGTATATAGTTGTTTGATCCATTTACATGTTTCGGCCAatcccaaatttgtgcaatgtggtgaataggtagttccATTAcactatatcaaatgctttttctgcatccaaagataataaaatcTCCTTGGCGTCAGAtgttatgggtgaatatattacttAAAACAGgagttgaagattggaagctatgtactgcctttaataaatggccttgtgatattactgaaggaagtactttctcaatccttctaattagaactttggagagtatcttaacattgttattagaagtgagattggtctatatgatgcacattgtaataagtccttatttttcttatgaaagatggtaattaatgcttggtgaaaggtTTGagttagaattttattgtctctggcttctataaatgttgctaataatagagGAGTTAacataattgatttttttaaaaatatatttcagcaGGGTATCCAGTGTATACAATTTGGTCATGACCCAAAAATGTGCAGGAGCTCCCCAGTTTCCTTGGTTTGGTATCTTGTTACTAGTAGTTCGTAAGAGGATTTGCAGACATAGCAGAACCACTTCACACACTGACCAACTAGAACAGTGAGTACCAGTTGACACCAGAATGGGAAACTGCATTCTATCAACTGAAAGAGACACTTATCCCTGTACCTGTTTTAGACCCAAATGCATCACTTGTCCTGGACACAGACTCCAGCATTCAGAGCATCGGAGCAGTCCTCTCTCAGATGGAAGGAGAGATGGAGAGGGTGATTGGCCACTATAGCCACTGCCTGAACCAACCAGAGCAAAATTATTGTGTAACACGGCGGGAACTCCTGGCAGGGGTCTCCAGTCTGTGGAACTTCTGTCCATAACTTTATGA
The sequence above is drawn from the Erpetoichthys calabaricus chromosome 3, fErpCal1.3, whole genome shotgun sequence genome and encodes:
- the LOC127526954 gene encoding trace amine-associated receptor 13c-like, whose translation is MMQANPVYSNSSGNSSFPKRSQPAAVYVLLYFFSAFLVILTVCGNLLVIISISHFRQLHTPTNILILSLAVADLLLGIFGIPFAMIKIIENCWYFGEILCLVYKLVAFFLTSVSISNLVFIAVDRYIALCDPLRYTSIITVYFVSIFIALGWAFSLVYNVIIISMNRIDSSEGQDGCQHDCFVILSETFIMVDLIITFILPFSVMIILYFKIFTVAKKHAQLISSAVQNCKGGKNKISKTSERKAAKKLGIVIGIFLLCWVPYYLCGIIDSYLHVTAPPLAKNIFISLAYINSSINPIIYALVYPWFQKSVRLIITLKILSPESSLTSLFNDSQ